Part of the Streptococcaceae bacterium ESL0687 genome is shown below.
CAGCCCTTGAGATTCAAAAATTAGGAGGAGCTCAAGCAGCTATTGTCACCGCTGTTCAAAAGGCTGCCTTTAATTCAGCAATTGCTGCTATGAAACCAATGGGAGTAGTTGTTGCTGTGGGACTTCCTGTTGAAACTATGGATCTTTCAATTCCAAGGACTGTGCTTGATGGTATTAAAGTTGTGGGTTCACTTGTAGGTACTCGTGAGGATCTTAAAGAAGCCTTTGATTTTGGAGCTCGTGGTCTTGTTAAACCAATAGTCAACACGCGCCCCATGGAAGACATCAACCAAATCATTGATGAAATGAAAGCAGGTAAAATTGAAGGTCGCATGGTTATTGACATGCAGGCGGGACATTCTTGTAGTTGTGAACGCAAGGAACAAATCGAGCAGATTAAGCTTTAAAAGTAGAAAACAAAAAAACCAGCTCATTGAGTTGGTTTTTTTATTACAAATGTACATACCTGTAAATTTGAAAAAGAATAAGTAGGATTAGAAGGATTAGAAAGACCAGATCAAGGGCATAGTTCTTGAAAATCAAAAAGATTATGTCTGGTTTGTTCTTAAGATGTCCTTTGAGAATCCTGTAGCGGTAATTTCTTAGGGGGATTCCTATTTGCCTACAGTTTCTATCATATCTGGTTGAAAACTGCTGGGAAAAATTGAGCCATTCCTTCTGGTAGTTGTCAGCTGTTGCATCAATCAAGTTATGGGCATAGACCTTGATGAAAGGATGGTAGTAGTTATCGGCCTTTTCGCAAATAGCTAGAATTTTTTTCCCGAGCTCCTGGGTTTCCTCAAGGGTTAAATCCTCATAAAACAAAAGGTCTTCCACCAGGGTATAGATCTTTGAATAGCAGGACTCAAAAATCCTTCTTTCTGTCACCTGCTTTTGCGGCTTGCCCGTATAGTAGACCGCAGCAGTCGCTGATATAATGGCTACAAGGATTGTTATGATTGAGTCAATATAGGCCAAAATATCATCCAAAGACAGACTTGAACTTGTGAGGAAGTAAAAAATATTCATAAAATCACCCTTTCTTTTTCTTTATAAATCATTATAGCAAGAATACCCGTAGATTCCTAAGAAGTCAAATCTTATAAGCATAGGGATGAAGCCAAACATGGTAAAATAAAAGAAGACTACAAAGACAAGGAGAAAAAATGAATAATTTTTTTGTTTGCCCGGTAATTATTAGCGAGGAAAAAGGTGAGCTGAAGCCCTACCTAACCTATATACCAGCCATTGATACCTATATTCAGGCCAAGTCAGTGGCCGAATCAATGGAGCTTGCTAGGGATACTTTGGGCGAGTACAGTTTAAAAAATGATCTACCAGCGTCAAGCTATGAGCTACCAGAAGAAGCAAGCAGTCATATTAGTGTCAGTAGTGATAATAATGACCTAATAACTTTAATTGATGTTGATGTAAGCTCTTATAAGGCAAAATATGATACCAGGCCAGTTAAAAAGACAGTAAATATCCCCAAATATTTGAATGATCTAGGAGTGGAGAAGAAGATTAACTTTTCAGATCTTCTAAAAAGAGCATTGATTGATGAACTGAAAATCTAGAAAGGTATAAAGGTATGTAATGGTATGAAAAAGTTTTTGCTTCCTCTTCTAGTAAGTTGTCTGCTTATTTTGCTGGCTTATGTAGGATACTTTCATTATAAGAAATCGTCCTATGTCTATGATCCAGTGCCCACCTTTTATTTTCATGGCTACAGTGGGACTGCAAACTCAACTTCAAGCATGATTAGTTATGCCAAAAAAAACTACGGGGCCCACAAGGTGCTTACAGCTACTGTCTCTAGTAGCGGAAGTGTCAAGCTTAGTGGTTCCTGGGACGAGGGTACAGACAAGCCTCTTATCCAGGTGATTGTGGAAGATAATATAAGTACGGATATGGATATGCTTGCCATCTGGTATTCAAATGTCATTGAGAAGGTAAAGTCAGAGCATGATTTTGAAAGCTACAATACGGTCGCGCACTCCATGGGAAATTCAGGCATCCAGTACCTTCTGATTAGGGAGGCTACAAATGCGGACTTTCCTAAGCTTAATAGGGAGGTTGTCCTAGCTGCTCCGATTAATGGGGATATTAGTTTGGATGACCATGAAAATGCAAATTCCCTGGGTGAGGACGGCTATCCCAAGATTGTCAATAAAAACTATGAGTACTATATAGCCAACATAGATAGCTTCCCTAAAAATCAAATTGATATTTTAAATATTTACGGAAATCTTGAGGACGGGAGTGATTCTGATGGTAGTGTTACAACAGTAGCAGCAAAATCCCTCAAATATTTGGCTAATAAATATGCCAAATCCTATGAAGAGGTCGAAATCAAAGGAGAAGATGCCCAGCACAGTAAACTTCATGAAAATAGCCAGGTTGATAAGTTGATTGGTGACTTCCTCTGGCAGAAAAAGAGTGAATAAAAATTTTTATATTTATATGAGTATAAAAATATGATAAAATAATAGTAAGTATCGGGGCGAATGCCCCATCCCTTACTTACTGAACAATTTTAGAAGAATGTCGACGACTTTATCGAGTATTTCCAGTACAAGCGATATTATAGTTAACTAAAGAGTTAGCTCTTTTCTCTTCTTTGATTGTTCTTTTTTTATGAAAAAATTAGAGTTTTGGATAATCTAAAAATTTACTTCATAAGCATATATATTGCTTAATATTATATCTAAAATTAAAACAATTGAATTTAAAGTATAAAAAATGTACAATAGTGTAACTAAATATAATAATAGAGGTGTAATATGGCTATAAAAGGTATAAAAATGTTGCCACCATCAGTATCAGATCGTCAGGCAAAGGACATTTATGCTTCTCTAGCAAATGTCAAACAAAAAATTGGTAAATTAACTGCTGAAATTAAATACTCACTCGTAAGTGAAAATCTTGTAAATTTACTATCCCTTCAAGAGTCTGTAGAATCGACAAGGATTGAAGGAACTCAGGTAACTTTTTCTAATGCTATTGAAAATATTGATTCTGCAAAAAAAAGTACAGAGCAAAGAGAAGTTGAAAACTATCAAAGGGCTCTTCTAAGAGGATCAGAATTAGTTCGTAATGGATATCCTATTGCTACTAGGTTACTGCAAGAACTCCATGAAATTTTGATGAATGGTTCTAGGGGGACATCCAGTGGTGCTGGTAAGTTTAGAAAGATTCAAAATTTCATAGGTCCTACTAATAAAATAGAAGATGCAGTATACATTCCAATAGGTGCTAATGAGATTAGTAGCTATATGGAAAATTTGGAACACTATATAAATTCTCAAAGCCATCGTTCTTTTGTTAAACACTCTGGAGAAGGTGAAATTTTTGATGAAACTGTTGACCCTTTAATAAAAACAGCAATTATGCACGCCCAATTTGAATCAATCCATCCTTTCTTAGATGGTAATGGTCGCTTAGGAAGAATAATGATTGTTTTAAATATGTTAAATGATAAATTAATTGAATATCCTGTATTTTTTGTCAGCGAAGAGCTGGAAAAAGAAAAGGCCAGATATTATGATTTACTAAATGGTGTTAGAGGGGATAATCCTGATTGGTATTCTTGGATTAAATTTTTTATTGATTCTTGTGATCGAATGGCTGATAATCTACTGAAAAAGCTGAATTTAGCTCAAGATTTGGCATTAAATGGTAATAAAAATTTAAAAACTCCTTCTCTTAAACAAGTATGGCTAGCAACATTTAGAATCCCTGTTGCTACTGTGGCACAAATTAAGGAGATTACTGGACTAAGTGCGGCTACTGTTCGAAAAAATTTAGAGATACTAGTAGATGAAGGCCTTCTTTATGTAAGTAAGCAGGAAAAACGCAATAAAAAGTATAGAAATTATAGTCTTATGAGAATATTAGAGGGCTAATGTGGTATGAAATTAACAAAAAAACCTGAATAAATCAGGTTTTTTATTTTTGATAATCTTTTTTAAGGATGCGAACGGTGTTTAGGACTGCAATGACTGTGACACCTACGTCTGCAAATACTGCCTCCCACATGCTTGCAACCCCAAAGGTTCCTAGGATGATGAAAAGTAGTTTTACAATCAAGGCAAAGGCAATGTTCTGGATGACAATCTTGCGCGTGAAGGCTGCAATTTTAATGGTTGTAGCAATCTTAGAAGGTTGATCTTTCATGATAACAATATCAGATGCTTCAACAGCCGCATCACTTCCGACCCCGCCCATTGATATTCCGATATCAGCAAGAGTCAAGGCTGGGGCATCGTTGACACCATCACCTGTGAAGATTGTTTTTTTATTGCGGGCGTGAGATTTTTCCTTTAAGTCTTCTAAAATATTAACCTTGTCCTCAGGTAGGAGTCCTGCATAGACTTGGCTTAATCCCAGTTGGCCAGCAATATCTTTTGCTACCTTCTCATTGTCCCCTGTAAGCATGACAAGATTTGTAATTCCAAGTTTTTTAAGGTTTCCGATGGCAACTTTTGCATCAGCCTTAATCTTATCAGATACTGTTATAACACCTAAGTAGTTGCCGTCAAGGGCCACATAGATAAGGGTACCACTTCTTTTACTTGCTGTAATTTTTAAGCCAAGATTTTCCATGGCCTTCATATTACCTACAACAAGCTCTTGCCCGTTAATAAATCCTTTAAGTCCGTGACCTGGGATTTCTTCAATTCCTTTGGTCTCATAGGCAGCTAAATCTATCTTATTATAGGCTAAAACTGACTTTGCGATGGGGTGATTTGATTCTTTTTCAAGGGCTGCCACAAGGGCTATCAGGTCTTGGTCAGATAGCTTGCTGTGGTTTTCAATATTTGTTACTTCAAAAACCCCTTCAGTAAGTGTCCCTGTTTTGTCAAAAACAACTGTATCAACGTCATTTAGGGCTTCAAGGAAGTTACTTCCCTTTACTAGAACCCCGTGCTTAGAGGCGGCACCGATACCTGCAAAGAAGCTTAGTGGAACAGAGATAACAAGGGCACAAGGGCACGAAATAACAAGGAAGACAAGAGATCTTCTAAACCAGACTGTCCAGTCGCCACCTGCTAAAAGGGGCGGAAGGACGGCAATTAAGATAGCAGCTAGGACAACTAGGGGAGTGTAGTAGCGAGCGAACTTGCTGATGAATTTTTCAGTCGGTGCCTTGGAGTCACTTGCATTTTCAACAAGATCAAGGATTTTAGCAACGGCTGAGTCCTGATAGACTTTACTTGCCCTAAGAGTGATTAGCCCTTCTTGATTGATAGAACCGCTTAAAACTGTGTCTCCTTTGTCTACTGATACGGGAAGAGATTCTCCGGTGAGGGCTGCGGTATTAACGCTTGATTTACCGTCAATTACTAGCCCATCAACTGGTACCTTTTCTCCTGGTTTTACAAGGAAAATGTCTCCGACCTTTAAAAGGGTAGGATCTACGGTTTCAACTCCCTTATCAGTTTTTAGGTGGGCAAATTCTGGTTTTGCTTCTAAAAGACCTGAGATAGAACGTTTTGACCGGTCAACAGCCATGTCTTCGATGATATCTCCAATTTCATAAAGGACCATTACAGCAACTGCTTCAGGATATTCACCGATTAAAAGGGCCCCGATAGTTGCAATGGACATGAGCATATTTTCGCTGAAAAAATCTCCTGCCATGATATTTTTAACCGTTTTTCTTAACACCCCTTGGGCCGCAATTAGATAGGCAAGAAGGAAAATTCCTGTGCTTAGGGCTTGGTTGCTTGACTTAAAGTAGATTCCAAGGATACAAAAGGCAATACTTGTAAGGATTAAAGATCCCTTTTCCTTTGCTTCCTTATCCAGTCTTAGGTTGAAAGTTTTCATAATAATTTCTCCATACATGATATTTATTTCATATGTAAATTTTATCATACGAATGATAAAAGTCAAATAATAAGTAAGAAAAAAGACAGGATTTGTGCCCTGTCTTTTTATTACTATTTGGTTATTGGATTACTTGATTATTACTTGTGGGTGTAAATATCTTTATGTAGGCTACATTTTGGATTAAAGGCTGACTGACATGACTGACATTTTACAAGTTTACTGTATTCCTTGTAGCTATATGTTTGGCCACAAAGGCAGCACATGACAGAAAGTGTTTGATCCTCATAGGGAAAGCCTTTGAATTTATGATTTTCTAAGGAATCATGGCAAAGGTAGCAGGCATAGAGTTTCTTACATTCATTACACCTGTTAGCAATGATATCTAGATCACTATTATAATGAATGCAGCCGCCATTTGCTTGAAGCTTAAGTCCGTAAACAGTTTCCACTTTTAGTTTCTACCAGTGATGTTTTTTGGTAGAAGAACATAGATTAGGCTTGCAACAAGGGCCTTAATTGTATCTCCTGGGATAAAGGTAACTTGAAGGTAAAGGGCCTTTAAGAAAGGCATCTTGCTGGCCGGTGAAAGGTGAAGACCTAGGGCGCCTAAGAAATCAAGAAGGAGAACTCCGATTAAGAAGGAAATGACAAAGGCTTTGATAAAGTTAATAGGCTTTGGACATTTTTCGATTAGGTAAGAAATAAGGAAGGCACATACAGGATATGCAAAGAGGTAACCTGCAGTAGGTCCTACAAATGATGCCGCATTTCCCTTACCACCTGCAAGAAGAGGAAGACCGATTGCGACCATTAAAAGAAAGACTGATACAACGGTGAAAGATTCAGCCTTACGAAGTAAAAGACCAGTAAGGATAATACCCATGTTTTGGATAACTATAGGAACAGGAATGAAGCCCAGAGGGATACCTGGGAAAAATCCTAAGACAATGATAATTGCAAGCATCATGGCAGAAAGTGTAAGTCTTTGTGTTTTCAAAATAAAATCTCCTAAAATATTTGTTAACTATTACAATAAATATAGGGTAACAAAAAGAAAATGATTTGGCAAGACAATTTTTTTCTGAAATGTTGTGAAAGTAAAATTAGTAGTTTTTGTATCTATCCTTCACGCCTTGAAACTAATACAATATATGGGAGGCTTTCTGTAGATGCCCAGCGTTCTTCTTGGTTCCCTTTTCAAAAATCTAACGAGATGCGGGAGGCTTATGCCTTACAAATTTGTAAATTTTCAACCGCTATGGATATTGAAAGAATTAGATATGTTGGTTATCAGTTTTTAACTTATGAACCTGTAAGTGATTCCGTGTTGTCCGATAAAGTTGAATCTATTGATATAATTGAAAAGAAATGGAAATATACATCCTTAGCTAAAAAATTTAAGATATTAGATTATGTTTATGCTAAATTAAAAGAAGCAGAACAAGCAGAAAAACAAGGAAAAATAGCAAAAGGTACTAAATGGCAATGGATTAGATATGAATTAGGAAAGGACGGCTTTTATTAATAGCATTACTTGAATTCAAGAGTAATAATTAGTGGAGAATTTCTTAGAAATATTATTAGTTGGTTTGAACTTTTGCATTTTTATGATAATTATGAGCTCGCAAAAGAAGGACTTGCTAATATGAGAAGGGATATTAATAAAGCAATTGATACTAATACGCCTTTAGAGACAATCCCAGAAGACATCTATAATAAGATTATTTTTTAAGTATCTAGTAGCCCACACGGGCTTTTTTTATTCAATGAATAACAAAAGAAAAACACAAGGAAACAGGAAGAATTTGGATGACGTGGGTTAGGTGATTAAGCAGTATTTAGTTCTTGTATTACTGAAGAATATTGAATATGCAAGATAAGATTTATAAACAAATACCAAAAACACTCACCAACCGCGCGTGATTTTGTTTAACTTTTTGGTCTATAAGCATTTATCCTTTAAAAGAGGGTTACATGTTGAAAAATATGGTAGAATTAGATGAAAGCAGTTTATTAGAAGATTTGTTAGCGTATTTGCTAGCTGGTAGTAATTATATTTGCAGTTATTACCTGTCTTTTAGTAATTGGCTAAGATATAGAAAGAGGTTGAAGTAATTGGCTAAAATGTACTTTGATGAAAATCCAGATGCCAAGCATGACATTCATGAGTTAAAGGTTAAATTGCTGGATATCCCTATGTCATTTTTGACTGATAGCGGGGTTTTTAGTAAAACTCAAATTGACTTTGGAAGTCGTGTTCTTCTCGATAATACCCACATGGAAGAGGGAGAAAGCCTACTTGACGTTGGATGTGGTTACGGTCCTATGGGACTAACCCTTGCCAAAAAATACGGTGTTCATCCAACTTTAATTGACGTTAATGAACGTGCGTTGGGCCTTGCGGAACAAAATGCCCAAGCAAACCATGTTGATGCTCGTATCTTCAAGTCTGACGTTTACTCAGCTCTTGGGGACGAAAAATTTGATCATATCGTGAGTAATCCGCCCATTCGTGCTGGGAAGACTGTCGTTCATTCTGTTCTTACGGGAGCTTATGATCACTTGAATCCGGGTGGGGATTTAGTGATTGTTATCCAGAAGAAACAAGGGGCACCGTCGGCTCAGAAAAAAATGGAGGAAACCTTCGGTAATGTAAGTGTTGTAGCCAAGGAGAAGGGGTATTTTATTCTAAGGAGTGTGAAAGAATGACTTACAGGATGATTGATCTTATTCAGAAAAAAAGAGACGGTCTTGAGCTTAAGGAAGAAGAAATTTACTGGCTGGTAAATAACTATGCAGAAGGTACAGTTCCTGACTATCAAATGTCAGCTCTTGCCATGGCCATTTACTTTCAGGGGATGACAACAGAGGAAACTCGTCATTTAACCATGGCCATGGTTGGAACTGGTAAACAGATTGATCTTTCTTCGATTGAAGGAATTAAGGTTGATAAACATTCAACTGGTGGCGTGGGAGACAAGGTAAGTATTATCTTGGGCCCACTTGTGGCAAGTTTTGATGTTCCTGTTGCCAAAATGAGTGGACGAGGTCTTGGTCACACAGGTGGTACTATTGATAAGCTTGAATCAATTACAGGTTTTGAAACAGAGCTTACTGAAGACCGTTTTATGAATCAAGTTCAAGATATCGATCTTGCAATTATTTCCCAATCTGATGATTTGGTTAAGGCAGATAAGCTTCTTTATGCCTTGCGTGATGTTACAGCGACAGTGGATATTATCCCCTTAATCGCATCATCTATCATGTCTAAGAAGATTGCGGCAGGAGCTGATGCTATTCTTTTAGATGTAACAGTCGGAGATGGTGCCTTCATGAAAAATCTGAGTGACGCAGAAACGCTTGCTACTACCATGGTTGATCTTGGAAAAGCAGTGGGACGTGATACTGTGGCGGTACTTACCGACATGCAGCAGCCACTTGGTCTTACAATTGGTAACAAGCTTGAAATCATTGAAGCCATTGAGGTCATGGAAGGACGTGGCAGCAAGGAATTAACTGATTTTATCTGTCAGTTGGCTAAAATCATGCTGTCTCTTGCTGGTCTTGAAAAGACTGATGAAGAAATCAGATACAATCTAACAGAAGGGCCAGCCCTTGATAAATTTGATCAATTTGTTCTAGCCCAAGGTGGTGATTTGGAAAATGCTCGTCATATAACTCCCTGCAAGTACTCTTATGAATTTAAGGCAGATAAGGCAGGTTTCATTGAAGAATTGCCAGCAGATGTTTTAGGTCGTTTGGCCATGAAAGCGGGGGCAGGACGCGCAACCAAGGCTGATTCAATTGATATGGATGCAGGAATTGTCCTTGACAAAAAAATAGGTGATTCAGTAGAAGTGGGTGACAAAATCTTTACTATCTACTATAATAATCATCTGTCTGATTCAGAAATCGAAGAAGTTCGTCCTAAGATTGTAATTGGACCTAACAAAAAAGAAATAAAAGAAATTTTGGAGATTATTAAATAATGACTAAATTAAACAAGTATATCGACCATACGGTTTTAAAGGCCGATACAGCTAGGGAAAAAGTTCAACAAATTATTGATGAAGCTAAAAAATACGACTTTAAGAGTGTTTGTATCAATCCTACTTGGGTGAGCTATGCAACTGACCAACTTAAGGATTCTGATGTTTTAGTATGTACAGTAATTGGCTTTCCTTTGGGAGCAAATACACCAGAAACTAAAGCCTTCGAAACAGCAAATGCTGTTGAAAATGGTGCTGACGAGGTTGACATGGTAATCAATATCGGTGCTTTAAAATCAGGAGATTTAGATCTTCTTTCTCGCGATATTAAGGCAGTAGTTGATGCATCAGGTCAGGCTACAACGAAGGTTATCATCGAAACTTCCCTTCTTACTGACGAAGAAAAAGTTACAGCTTGCAAAATCGCCAAAGAAGCAGGAGCTGACTTTGTTAAGACTTCAACTGGTTTTTCTACAGGTGGAGCAACAGTGGAAGACATCCGCTTGATGCGTCAAACAGTAGGTCCTGACATGGGAGTTAAAGCTAGTGGTGGAATCTACAGTGATGCTGATGCTCAGGCTATGATTGAAGCTGGAGCAACAAGAATTGGTACCAGCGCTGGAGTAGCAATTATGGAGGGTGAGAAAGCAAACGATGGATATTAAGAAGTTACAAGATGCTGCCATTAATGCCAGTAAAAATGCCTATGTTCCTTATTCAGAATTTCCAGTAGGTGCAGCTCTACTTACGATTGATGGAAAGATTTTTGAAGGATGTAATATTGAAAATGCTTCTTTTGGCCTAACAAATTGTGCTGAAAGAACAGCAATTTTTAAGGCAATCAGTGAGGGTGAAGAAAGGGGCGAATTTGTAGCTATGGCTGTTTATGGCGACAAGGCTGCAAAACCAATCTCACCATGCGGAGCCTGTAGGCAGGTAATGGTTGAATTCTTTGACCGTGATTTTCCAGTATATTTAATTTCTAATACCCAAGAAGTCAAAAAAATTATGATAACTGAGCTTTTACCTTATCAATTTGACGAATTAAGCTAATATTTCCTCATATTTACTATTGCAAATGTAAAATAAATGTAATATAATTAATACCTGTAGGCATTTTTTATGCCGTATAGAAACGGAAAAAGGTGGAGTTATTTCATGAACAAAAAATTTTTAGCAGCTAGCCTTGCAACTGGTGCAGTTTTAAGCTTAACAGCGTGTGGTTCACGTGATGGTGGTACTTCTAAATCAGGAGATACTGATCTTAAGGTAGCTATGGTAGCTGATACAGGTGGTATTGATGACCGTTCTTTCAACCAATCAGCCTGGGAAGGTTTACAGGCTTGGGGTAAAGAGCACAGCCTTTCTAAAGATAAAGGTTACACTTACTACAACTCAGGTTCTGAAGCAGACTTTGCAAATAACTTCAGCCAAGCAGTTGCAAGTGGCTATAATCTGATCTACGGTATTGGTTTTAAACTAACTAAAGATTTAGAAGATGCTGCTAAAAATAATACTGATACTAAATTTGTTATTATCGACAATGAAATTGACGGCCTAAACAACGTAGCAAGCGCAACATTTGCTGACCAAGAGGGAGCATACCTTGCTGGTGTTGCTGCTG
Proteins encoded:
- a CDS encoding heavy metal translocating P-type ATPase → MKTFNLRLDKEAKEKGSLILTSIAFCILGIYFKSSNQALSTGIFLLAYLIAAQGVLRKTVKNIMAGDFFSENMLMSIATIGALLIGEYPEAVAVMVLYEIGDIIEDMAVDRSKRSISGLLEAKPEFAHLKTDKGVETVDPTLLKVGDIFLVKPGEKVPVDGLVIDGKSSVNTAALTGESLPVSVDKGDTVLSGSINQEGLITLRASKVYQDSAVAKILDLVENASDSKAPTEKFISKFARYYTPLVVLAAILIAVLPPLLAGGDWTVWFRRSLVFLVISCPCALVISVPLSFFAGIGAASKHGVLVKGSNFLEALNDVDTVVFDKTGTLTEGVFEVTNIENHSKLSDQDLIALVAALEKESNHPIAKSVLAYNKIDLAAYETKGIEEIPGHGLKGFINGQELVVGNMKAMENLGLKITASKRSGTLIYVALDGNYLGVITVSDKIKADAKVAIGNLKKLGITNLVMLTGDNEKVAKDIAGQLGLSQVYAGLLPEDKVNILEDLKEKSHARNKKTIFTGDGVNDAPALTLADIGISMGGVGSDAAVEASDIVIMKDQPSKIATTIKIAAFTRKIVIQNIAFALIVKLLFIILGTFGVASMWEAVFADVGVTVIAVLNTVRILKKDYQK
- a CDS encoding type II toxin-antitoxin system HicB family antitoxin, translated to MNNFFVCPVIISEEKGELKPYLTYIPAIDTYIQAKSVAESMELARDTLGEYSLKNDLPASSYELPEEASSHISVSSDNNDLITLIDVDVSSYKAKYDTRPVKKTVNIPKYLNDLGVEKKINFSDLLKRALIDELKI
- a CDS encoding biotin transporter BioY — encoded protein: MKTQRLTLSAMMLAIIIVLGFFPGIPLGFIPVPIVIQNMGIILTGLLLRKAESFTVVSVFLLMVAIGLPLLAGGKGNAASFVGPTAGYLFAYPVCAFLISYLIEKCPKPINFIKAFVISFLIGVLLLDFLGALGLHLSPASKMPFLKALYLQVTFIPGDTIKALVASLIYVLLPKNITGRN
- a CDS encoding class I SAM-dependent methyltransferase; protein product: MAKMYFDENPDAKHDIHELKVKLLDIPMSFLTDSGVFSKTQIDFGSRVLLDNTHMEEGESLLDVGCGYGPMGLTLAKKYGVHPTLIDVNERALGLAEQNAQANHVDARIFKSDVYSALGDEKFDHIVSNPPIRAGKTVVHSVLTGAYDHLNPGGDLVIVIQKKQGAPSAQKKMEETFGNVSVVAKEKGYFILRSVKE
- a CDS encoding Fic family protein, translating into MAIKGIKMLPPSVSDRQAKDIYASLANVKQKIGKLTAEIKYSLVSENLVNLLSLQESVESTRIEGTQVTFSNAIENIDSAKKSTEQREVENYQRALLRGSELVRNGYPIATRLLQELHEILMNGSRGTSSGAGKFRKIQNFIGPTNKIEDAVYIPIGANEISSYMENLEHYINSQSHRSFVKHSGEGEIFDETVDPLIKTAIMHAQFESIHPFLDGNGRLGRIMIVLNMLNDKLIEYPVFFVSEELEKEKARYYDLLNGVRGDNPDWYSWIKFFIDSCDRMADNLLKKLNLAQDLALNGNKNLKTPSLKQVWLATFRIPVATVAQIKEITGLSAATVRKNLEILVDEGLLYVSKQEKRNKKYRNYSLMRILEG
- a CDS encoding alpha/beta hydrolase, producing the protein MKKFLLPLLVSCLLILLAYVGYFHYKKSSYVYDPVPTFYFHGYSGTANSTSSMISYAKKNYGAHKVLTATVSSSGSVKLSGSWDEGTDKPLIQVIVEDNISTDMDMLAIWYSNVIEKVKSEHDFESYNTVAHSMGNSGIQYLLIREATNADFPKLNREVVLAAPINGDISLDDHENANSLGEDGYPKIVNKNYEYYIANIDSFPKNQIDILNIYGNLEDGSDSDGSVTTVAAKSLKYLANKYAKSYEEVEIKGEDAQHSKLHENSQVDKLIGDFLWQKKSE
- a CDS encoding pyrimidine-nucleoside phosphorylase yields the protein MTYRMIDLIQKKRDGLELKEEEIYWLVNNYAEGTVPDYQMSALAMAIYFQGMTTEETRHLTMAMVGTGKQIDLSSIEGIKVDKHSTGGVGDKVSIILGPLVASFDVPVAKMSGRGLGHTGGTIDKLESITGFETELTEDRFMNQVQDIDLAIISQSDDLVKADKLLYALRDVTATVDIIPLIASSIMSKKIAAGADAILLDVTVGDGAFMKNLSDAETLATTMVDLGKAVGRDTVAVLTDMQQPLGLTIGNKLEIIEAIEVMEGRGSKELTDFICQLAKIMLSLAGLEKTDEEIRYNLTEGPALDKFDQFVLAQGGDLENARHITPCKYSYEFKADKAGFIEELPADVLGRLAMKAGAGRATKADSIDMDAGIVLDKKIGDSVEVGDKIFTIYYNNHLSDSEIEEVRPKIVIGPNKKEIKEILEIIK
- a CDS encoding CHY zinc finger protein, with protein sequence METVYGLKLQANGGCIHYNSDLDIIANRCNECKKLYACYLCHDSLENHKFKGFPYEDQTLSVMCCLCGQTYSYKEYSKLVKCQSCQSAFNPKCSLHKDIYTHK
- a CDS encoding cytidine deaminase: MDIKKLQDAAINASKNAYVPYSEFPVGAALLTIDGKIFEGCNIENASFGLTNCAERTAIFKAISEGEERGEFVAMAVYGDKAAKPISPCGACRQVMVEFFDRDFPVYLISNTQEVKKIMITELLPYQFDELS
- the deoC gene encoding deoxyribose-phosphate aldolase, which codes for MTKLNKYIDHTVLKADTAREKVQQIIDEAKKYDFKSVCINPTWVSYATDQLKDSDVLVCTVIGFPLGANTPETKAFETANAVENGADEVDMVINIGALKSGDLDLLSRDIKAVVDASGQATTKVIIETSLLTDEEKVTACKIAKEAGADFVKTSTGFSTGGATVEDIRLMRQTVGPDMGVKASGGIYSDADAQAMIEAGATRIGTSAGVAIMEGEKANDGY